Within Bacteroidota bacterium, the genomic segment GAGAAACATTATACCAGTTTTTATTGACGGAAAGAATTCGAACTTCTTCTACAGCTTGGCATTATGGAGAAAAAGATTCGGAATAAAAGTGAACATTGAAATGCTCTGGCTGGTAGATGAAGTGTATAAGCAGAAAGGCAAAACAATTACTGTTATCTTTGGAAAAGAAATTCCACACGAAGCATTTGATAAACGATTTTCGGATGCGCAATGGGCAGAGAAAGTGAAGCGACACGTTTATGAAATGGGAAAAGAAAAAAAGAGTTTAGAGTTTACGGTTTAGGGACTACGGTTAAATACATTATATGAAACCTATCATTCCGCCAATTGATAAGAACCTCCTTCTTAAAGAACTTACCAAAGAGAGATTCATCCGCAATACGAATTACGGCTCGAATGAAATTTACGTAGTAAGCCAGCATGATTCTCCGAATGTGCTGAAAGAAATCGGGCGCTTGCGTGAAGTTTCTTTCCGCGCTTCGGGTGGAGGAACGGGATTAGATTGCGATCTTGATAGTTTTGATACAAATCCGATTTGCTACAAACAATTGGTTGTTTGGAATCCGGCAGAAAAGGAAATTGTGGGCGGTTACCGTTTCATTTTAATTCGGGATGCAGAGAAAGATGAAAAAGGAAATCCGAAACTTTCCACATCGCATTATTTTAATTTCAGCGAGAAGTTTGTGAAAGATTATGCGCCTTACACGATTGAACTCGGGCGCTCGTTTGTTCAGCCGTTGTACCAGCCCAGCGCAGGAAATAGAAAGGGACTTTTTTCCCTTGATAATTTATGGGACGGACTTGCTTCCGTGTGCGTTGATAATCCTGACCAGAAATATTTGTTCGGGAAGATGACCATGTACAAGGATTACAACCAACACGCGCGCGATATGCTGCTTTACTTTCTGGATTTATATTTTCCTGATAAAGAAAAAATAGTTGTGCCGAAACATCCGCTCGGTTATCTCACAGATATTTCAGAATTCAAATCGCTGTTTAAAAAAGATATGCCGTATAAGGAAGCGCATGCAATTCTCAACCAAAGCATACGAAAACTGGGAGAGAACATTCCTCCCCTGTTCAATTCGTATATGAATATTTCTCCGAGTATGAAAACATTCGGCACTGCGGATAATCACGATTTCGGAAGCGTGGAAGAAACCGGAATCTTAGTTACGATTGCGGATATTTACCCCAGCAAAAAGGAAAGGCATATAGTTTCGTATAAGAAAAAATAAAATTCCTGAAAGGAGAGATTATCAATCCTGCCCTTTTTTCCCGCCCAATTTGCTGAAAAGATTTTCACCGCCATCCAAAAGTTTTTTCAGCCAGTCGAAATAGAGGGCAATGATGAGCGTGAGCGTAAAAAAAATCCAGACAAAACAGTTATTTACCCAATAGGTCTCAAAATATTTTCCGAAGATAGATTTTCGCGGAGCGTAAAAATGCGCGCGCAGAAACTGATTTGCAGGCGGGTCGAGGAAAACCGGGTCGGCACGCTGAATGATTTCACCATTGCTTTCCAAAATTCTGTCAACATCATTCGTATTACGCACCCAATCTTTTAAACTTTCGTTGGAATATTCATTTTGCAACTGCAAAAATTTTTCGCGGTCGGTTTCGGTTTTGCCAAGTTTTGCAATGGCTTCATCTTTTGCTTCGCTGGCAGCGTTATACATTTTTACATAATAACTTTGCACCTGGTCGAGGTAGGCGTTTGCCTGCGCAGCCACATCATCATTAAATTTTCCATATTCAATTTTATCAATCACCTCGCATTTTATTTTGGGAGTTGCATCCATCTCTCTCAAAATTTCATGATGGAGCAACTGCAAATCGGAGGTAACTTCTTCTTTATATTTCGGGTCTTTGTAATTAGCGAGCGATTTATCCGTTTTGCTTTTCAGTTTTGAAATCAAATAATTTTTTTTGAAATCGGCAACTGACATTTTTTTGTCATAGTTATAAAACTGTTTTTCAAACTTGTTGTTTTTGTATTGATTCACCGCCAACGCTTCAAACGCCCAGCGCGATGCCATCATTTCTCCGGCAATAGGAACATTTTTTTGCGTAGTGATTAGCGGATTCAGTTTTTCAAACTTCACTATTACACCGCTGAGCAGCAGTTGGGGAATAAGAAGAATAGGAATGATAATATAAACGGTGATTGCCGAATTAAATGCCGAGGAAATATTCAGGCCGAGCACATTGGCAAAACAAGCAGTGGTGAAAAGTGCGAACCAATAATCGAAATACATTCCTTTGATGTCAAGAATGGTGTTGCCCACGCCAATGAACATTGCCATTTGTATAGCAGAAAGCGTGAACAGTATTATAATTTTGGAAAAGAGATAACTGCCCCGGCTGAGGTTTAGAAATTTTTCGCGCTTGAGAATTTTTCTATCCTTGATTATTTCTTCTGCGCTCACCATCATTCCTATGAACAATGCCACCACTACCGACATAAAGAGATAGGAAATAAGATTTTCGTTTTCGCGGAAAATATAGCCGGTTTTATTTGCCACATCCGTGCTGTAGAATTTCACCATGAAGGCAAGAATGAATCCGAGCAAGGGCGCTTCTAAAAAATTGATGGCGAGATATTGCCGGTTTGCAAGTTTTGAAAGCACATCGCGCGTTACAAAAACTTTAAATTGCATTAACTTGTTTGGAATGCTGAGCGTGCTCGGAACCGATGTGGTTTCTTCTTTTGGTTTTTCCAGCTCTTTTTCTATTTCCTCAACGTAATGCTTGTTCCATTCCGTAGGAGAAATTTTCCGGTTGCGCGTTTGATTTCCGTATTCATCCAGCACTTTTGTTTCAATGATATTAAAAATCTGCTCGGGGTTTACGTTTCCGCATTCGAGGCATTCGCTTTCATCGCTCTTCACATGGTTAATCAGCCGCTTGAAATAAATAATTGCATCAACCGGATTTCCATAGTAAATAGGATAACCGCCCACATCGAGAATAATCATCTTGTCGAACATTTTGTAAATATCGGATGAGGGCTGGTGAATGACCACGAACAAAAGTTTTCCTTTGCGCGCCAGTTCTTTCAGCAGGTCCATGATATTTTCCGAATCGCGCGAAGAAAGTCCGGAAGTTGGTTCATCCACAAAAAGAACAGACGGCTCACGAATTAATTCGAGAGCAATGTTTAATCGTTTGCGCTGTCCGCCTGAAATTGTTTTCTCAAGCGGGCTTCCCACTTTTAAATTCCGCGCTTCGTATAAACCTAAATCCTGCAGCACGGCATTCACGCGGTCGGTAATTTCATAATCCGTGAGATTATCGAAGCAAAGTTTTGCGTTGTAAAATAAATTCTGGAAAACGGTGAGTTCTTCAATGAGCAAATCGTCCTGCGGAATCATGCCGATGATTCCTTCAGCTTTGTCTTTTTCGGTGTGAATGTTTATTCCGTTAATGAGAATATGCCCTTTGCTTGGGCTTTCATTTCCGTTCAGCACGTTCAGCAGTGTGGATTTTCCGGCACCGCTTCCGCCCATGATGCCAATGAGTTTTCCGGATTCTTCGTAAATGTTTACGTTGCGCAAGCCCACTTTCCCGGTGGGAAATTTATATTCTTCAATTTCGGCAACGAAAGAAATTTTTGATTTGGAAGTGTCGGCAAGAAATCTTCCGATAACATCGCTGTAATAAATAGGATGAACGCGCGGTGAGCGGATGGAAGAACCTTCGGTGAGAATATAAATTTTATCCTGCGCGAGCACCTGCCCGTTCAGGTAAAGCGCATCGGTTCCAAAGTAGCGCATGATGTACATGCCCACGCTTGGAATCTGCAGCACACGGATTTGTCCTTCGAGGTGAACGGACTTAATGTGTTTTACATTGAAGTTTGGTTTTGCATCCTTGTTATCCACCACCAGCAGGTAGGAAGAATCGGGAACCGCCTCCAGTTTGCTTCGCACAAAATCCATGATGCGTTTGAACTCATCATCGCTGATGTTGAATGATTCGGCAACGGTTGATACAAACTCGCGTTCCTGGTCAGAAATATCGCTGTTCGAATAAATAAATTCAAGCAGGCGAATAAGTACCACCACTTTTTGCCGCTGTTCCAGTTCCGCGTTTATCTGCGTGCATATTTTCAGAATCTTTACCGAACCGAGTGAAGTGCGTTTTGCTGCGCCTTCTTTCTTCTGCGAAACTTTATGGTATTCTTCGAGGTACTGGTCGTAAATTTTTAGATACTGCTCCACCATTTCCTGGTTCAACTGCTGCTTCAGAAAAGATTGTACAATAATTCTTCCCGTGTTCGCGCCATCTGCTTTCGCAATGATGGCGAACATTTGCATGAGGGCTTTTAGAATCCGTTCACTCATAAGTTAGTTCAGCGTTCCAAGTTTAAAGTTAAAATTCAAAAATAAAATTATTGTTTAAAGCCGATAAGCACTACCGCACATCCTGACTGCGCTCCGCTGAGCGCGGCTTCGAGAATTACATCGAGCGTGGAGTTGACTTTGAAATCCCAGTAAGGCGCATTCTTCACATCTTTGTTTGAGAAGAGAAGATTGCGCTCTTCGTCAAAGACGGAAAAAATAAGATTGCCGTCCTTCAAACCGGTACAGGCGGCAATGCGGTAAGTTCCTCCGCCATAAAAGGTGGTATGAAATTCTGCGTTCTGGTCGGCAAGAAGAAGTGCGCGGTATTGCTGCCCGTCAGAAATAAATGGCGCCATGATGTGCTTTGCACAAACCGAAGCAATGGTATCGCACTGCGCATTCGAGCGAATTAAAAATGAAAAATTAAAAATTAAAAATGCTGCAATCAGGATTTTGTTTTTCATGGAGGATGTTTTTATGCGGTGATTAATCCGCGAATGGCAGAAATTTTATCTCCTATTGCCTGAATGTTTTCAGGAGAAATAGTTATATCAGATTTGCTCGTAATGGTTGTAACTTTATTCACTTCATCGGTAACGGGGCGTTCATATACGTATTTATATCCCACCTTGTCGTATTCTGTTTTCAGGTCGTTGAGTTTCTGAAGAAGTTCGGTGTATTCTTCGTTTCCCTGGTAGGTGGAAAGGAGCGCAATCAAATTGTTGAGTGTATTTTTTTGTTCTGCGATTCTGCGTTTCACATCTTCGTTGCCTTTTGCCTTGAGCACATTGATGGCGAATTGCAGAGTTTCAATCCATCCGCCTGCAATGATGAGCGCGGCTTCTTCGTTGCGTTCGTTGTGACTGAGAAAATCATTGCTTGCTCGGTAAGCAACAGAAACAAGCGTGAGCATGGAGTCCTTCTTGCCCAAATTTTTCTGAAACCGTTCGATGAGCGTTTTATCAAATGCGCTTGAGAGGCCGAGGTCAGTAGCAATTTTATTGGTGGCATTAAAATAGACAAGCGCATCCTGTGTTTGGTCATACAGAGTTGTGTAGCCCAAATCGGCACCGTAAATTCCAAGGTTGAGGCATTTTTGAAACTTGGTGGAATAAGAATTTACTTTATCGGTTGCGTTGAGCATGGCTTTATCATACTGCGCCCCGCTTTTCTGAATGAGGACGGCAGTTTGAATGGGCGAAGGAATGATGAACACTTTTCCGCTCACTCCTACAGCAAGGTTGCTGGAGTCCATCTTGTTCTTGATTTGCTTGTCCACTTTATCAGCATCATCGGTGCCGCAGGACACCTGAACTACGCTCAGTGTGACAAGGGAAGAAATAACTGCAACAGAGGAAATGAGAGAGAAAAGTTTTTTCATCTGAAATCTTTTTTAATTGGCGAATGATTTATTAACAAATTGATTGGTTGCCAAAAGTAATATTTTTTTGCAATTTCAGCGTGGAAGAAAAATAAAAAACAATTGAAAACTTTTGGGAAAAATTTTCTGTGGCGTTTTACATCAATGGAAACGCGTGTTATCCTAACGGAAACGGGGCAGGCACTAAAGGAATTGATGCTTACTTTATCCGAATCCATCCGCTGACGGCAGGTTTCAGCTTTCAGGTTTCGGGTTTCAGGTTGGAGAAATTAAAATTTATACTATGCTCGGAGAAGAAATTTATTCCGAGCAAATCAATAATCTTAAATCATCCATCATTAATTTAAATTTGGAATCAGGAATTTATTTTGCGCAGATAATTTCAAACGAAAAAGTTTTTACGCAGAAGGTTTGCGTGAGCAGGTAAGAATTCCTGGTAACGAAGTAACGAATTGTTTTACGAATGTAACGAATGAATGCATCTATTGATTCGTAAAATTTGTTATGAGATTCGCAACTTCGTTACCAGCGAATTTTGAAATTCAAATCTTGTCAAACCTGCTTTTCTTTTCTACGGCTTCTTTCACTTCCAGAACTTTTCCTTTCAGTTCTTTTCCATTCAACGCTTCGATTGCTTTCAGCGCATCTTCCTTTTTTGCGAATTCGATAAACCCAAATTCTTTTGATGACCAGTCGGCACGGTCGTAAATAATTTTGGTGGAAAGAATTTCTCCGTGCACAGCAAAAATACTTTCGAGCATTACTTCGTTGATGTCGGGGTGAATGTTTTTTACAAATAACTTCATCTGTTTATTTGCTGGTAACGAAGTAACGAATTATTTTACGAATATAACGAATGAACTACTTGTTTTGTTTCGTAAAATTCGTTGTAAGATTCGCAACTTCGTTACCAGAATTACCACTTGTTTATCTTATATCCTTTCACGCTGTAAAATAAAATTATCAGATAACACGGCACCATAATCCAGTACGCCTGCTGATGCCCGATGGAAGAAATACCGGCAAGTTTTCCATAGAGCAAAGGAAGTGTTGCACCGCCTGCAATTGCCATAATTAAAAGCGCTGAGCCGGTCTTTGTAAATTTTCCCAAACCGTGAATGGCAAGCGGCCAGATGGCGGGCCACATCAATGCGTTTGCAAGCCCGAGCAAAGCAATAAATAAAACCGAAGCGTAACCATGAGTGAACACAACCATTACGCTGAATAAAATTCCAACGATGGCAGAAACTGCAAGCGCTTTTGCCTGTGAAATAAATTTTGGAATGGCAATAATGCCGATGATGTAGCCAATCACCATGGCTGTTAAAGTGTATGCAGTAAAGTTTTTTGTTTCGCTCAGCGGAATATTCTGCGATGTGCCGTAAGTGCCGATGGTATCGCCTGCAATTACTTCCACTCCTACGTAAAAGAAAAGAGCAATCACTCCTAAAACTAAATTTGGAAATTGAAAAGCATTTTTCTTTTCACTTGTCCCTTGTCCCTTATCGCTTGTCCCTTCCTCCGTTTCAATTTCCGGAAGCGGAGAAAACCTGACGAACAATCCGAGAATCACCAGCGCAATTGCCATCATTGTATAAGGAAGAATAACTCTTTCTGCAAGTTCATCGAGGCGGATATTTTTTTGCGCTTCGTCCAACTGCTGAAGTTCTTTCATTAATGTATCGGAATCGGATAAAACAATTGCGCCAAGAATGAGCGGGGCAAGCACGCCCGCCACTTTATTGCAAATTCCCATCACGCTGATTCGCACGGCAGCGCTTTCAATCGGTCCAACGATGGTGATGTAAGGATTCGAAGCCGTTTGAAGAATAGAAAGTCCGGTTCCGATAATAAAAAGCCCGATGAGAAAAATTTCATAGGTGCGCGAGTGAGCGGCAGGAATAAAAACCAGCGCTCCAATTGCCATTACAAAAAGTCCGAGCATCATTCCTTTTTTAAATCCTGTTCTTTCCAGAATCCACGAAGAAGGAAGCGCGGTAACGAAATAAGAAATGTAAAAGGCGAATGCAACCAGCAGCGCCTGAAAAGTAGTTAACTCGCAGGCGATTTTCAAATATTGAATGAGCGTTCCGTTGAGCCATGTAACAAATCCGAAAATGAAAAATAAAATTCCGAGAATGATTATCGGAACGAGATTGGATTTTGTTTGTTTCATTTAGGAATGTTTTTCAACAAAAGTGATTCCGTACTTTTCCAACTCAGCCAAAACCGGATTATAAATTTCTTTCACAGTAGGAATCCAAACTCCGGTGAGATTTATTTTTCCTTCGAGAATAAGTTTGGTTGCTATTCCCAGCGGAAGTCCCACTGTTTTTGACATGGCAGTATTTATCTGGTCTTCTCCAATCACGACCATTGATGAAGTTAGTCGCTGAACTTTTCTTTTGGCTGTTTTCTTGAAACTTGGAACTTGGGACTTGGGACTTGTGTATTCAAACACGTGCTGCATCACCACCATGTCCTTATCCCTGGGTTTCAATCTCCATTTTTTCATCAGCAGGTCA encodes:
- a CDS encoding GNAT family N-acetyltransferase, producing MKPIIPPIDKNLLLKELTKERFIRNTNYGSNEIYVVSQHDSPNVLKEIGRLREVSFRASGGGTGLDCDLDSFDTNPICYKQLVVWNPAEKEIVGGYRFILIRDAEKDEKGNPKLSTSHYFNFSEKFVKDYAPYTIELGRSFVQPLYQPSAGNRKGLFSLDNLWDGLASVCVDNPDQKYLFGKMTMYKDYNQHARDMLLYFLDLYFPDKEKIVVPKHPLGYLTDISEFKSLFKKDMPYKEAHAILNQSIRKLGENIPPLFNSYMNISPSMKTFGTADNHDFGSVEETGILVTIADIYPSKKERHIVSYKKK
- a CDS encoding ATP-binding cassette domain-containing protein, with translation MSERILKALMQMFAIIAKADGANTGRIIVQSFLKQQLNQEMVEQYLKIYDQYLEEYHKVSQKKEGAAKRTSLGSVKILKICTQINAELEQRQKVVVLIRLLEFIYSNSDISDQEREFVSTVAESFNISDDEFKRIMDFVRSKLEAVPDSSYLLVVDNKDAKPNFNVKHIKSVHLEGQIRVLQIPSVGMYIMRYFGTDALYLNGQVLAQDKIYILTEGSSIRSPRVHPIYYSDVIGRFLADTSKSKISFVAEIEEYKFPTGKVGLRNVNIYEESGKLIGIMGGSGAGKSTLLNVLNGNESPSKGHILINGINIHTEKDKAEGIIGMIPQDDLLIEELTVFQNLFYNAKLCFDNLTDYEITDRVNAVLQDLGLYEARNLKVGSPLEKTISGGQRKRLNIALELIREPSVLFVDEPTSGLSSRDSENIMDLLKELARKGKLLFVVIHQPSSDIYKMFDKMIILDVGGYPIYYGNPVDAIIYFKRLINHVKSDESECLECGNVNPEQIFNIIETKVLDEYGNQTRNRKISPTEWNKHYVEEIEKELEKPKEETTSVPSTLSIPNKLMQFKVFVTRDVLSKLANRQYLAINFLEAPLLGFILAFMVKFYSTDVANKTGYIFRENENLISYLFMSVVVALFIGMMVSAEEIIKDRKILKREKFLNLSRGSYLFSKIIILFTLSAIQMAMFIGVGNTILDIKGMYFDYWFALFTTACFANVLGLNISSAFNSAITVYIIIPILLIPQLLLSGVIVKFEKLNPLITTQKNVPIAGEMMASRWAFEALAVNQYKNNKFEKQFYNYDKKMSVADFKKNYLISKLKSKTDKSLANYKDPKYKEEVTSDLQLLHHEILREMDATPKIKCEVIDKIEYGKFNDDVAAQANAYLDQVQSYYVKMYNAASEAKDEAIAKLGKTETDREKFLQLQNEYSNESLKDWVRNTNDVDRILESNGEIIQRADPVFLDPPANQFLRAHFYAPRKSIFGKYFETYWVNNCFVWIFFTLTLIIALYFDWLKKLLDGGENLFSKLGGKKGQD
- a CDS encoding RNA-binding protein — its product is MKLFVKNIHPDINEVMLESIFAVHGEILSTKIIYDRADWSSKEFGFIEFAKKEDALKAIEALNGKELKGKVLEVKEAVEKKSRFDKI
- a CDS encoding sugar MFS transporter, yielding MKQTKSNLVPIIILGILFFIFGFVTWLNGTLIQYLKIACELTTFQALLVAFAFYISYFVTALPSSWILERTGFKKGMMLGLFVMAIGALVFIPAAHSRTYEIFLIGLFIIGTGLSILQTASNPYITIVGPIESAAVRISVMGICNKVAGVLAPLILGAIVLSDSDTLMKELQQLDEAQKNIRLDELAERVILPYTMMAIALVILGLFVRFSPLPEIETEEGTSDKGQGTSEKKNAFQFPNLVLGVIALFFYVGVEVIAGDTIGTYGTSQNIPLSETKNFTAYTLTAMVIGYIIGIIAIPKFISQAKALAVSAIVGILFSVMVVFTHGYASVLFIALLGLANALMWPAIWPLAIHGLGKFTKTGSALLIMAIAGGATLPLLYGKLAGISSIGHQQAYWIMVPCYLIILFYSVKGYKINKW